The following are encoded in a window of Mustela nigripes isolate SB6536 chromosome 3, MUSNIG.SB6536, whole genome shotgun sequence genomic DNA:
- the LOC132014433 gene encoding HEAT repeat-containing protein 5A-like, translating into MAGPGLRRLGAPRWGAVCIPVWVRSDGRWALVSGVISVASLRIGSISFFAGEHPPGTPSLSDEQLPCLQKRCIEKFKATLEIKDPVVQIKTYQLLLSVFQYPNPAVSYPYIYSLVSSIVEKLQEIDQRKPEDTTELQIFQEGIKVLEALVAIAEEQHRSQLVACLLPILISFLLDDNALGSATAVMKNLHDFALQNLMQIGPQYSSVFKNVMASSPALKARLEAAIKGNQENVKVKISTSKHTKNPGKNASIQLKTNFL; encoded by the exons ATGGCAGGCCCGGGTCTTCGCCGGCTCGGCGCCCCGCGGTGGGGAGCGGTTTGTATCCCTGTGTGGGTGCGAAGTGATGGGCGCTGGGCTCTGGTCTCCGGGGTCATCTCAGTTGCATCTTTGAGGATTGGCAGTATCTCATTCTTTGCCGGAGAGCATCCACCTGGAACCCCATCCCTGAGCGATGAGC AGCTCCCATGCCTTCAGAAGCGCTGTATTGAGAAATTTAAGGCTACTCTTGAGATAAAAGATCCTGTGGTACAAATCAAGACCTATCAACTCCTGCTTTCCGTTTTTCAGTATCCAAATCCAGCTGTTTCCTACCCATACATTTACTCTTTAGTATCCTCTATTGTGGAAAAACTGCAGGAAATAGACCAGAGAAAGCCTGAAGACACTACTGAGCTTCAGATCTTTCAAGAAGGCATAAAGGTCTTGGAAGCACTGGTAGCCATTGCCGAAGAACAGCACCGTTCTCAGCTGGTggcctgtcttctgcccatcctcatttccttccttttggatGATAATGCTCTGGGATCAGCAACTGCTGTAATGAAAAATTTACATGACTTTGCTTTGCAAAATCTCATGCAGATTGGGCCTCAGTattcatcagtttttaaaaatgtaatggcTTCTTCTCCAGCCCTGAAAGCCCGCCTTGAGGCTGCTATCAAGGGCAATCAGGAAAATGTCAAAGTCAAGATATCGACATCTAAACATACTAAGAACCCTGGAAAGAATGCAAGCATCCAATTAAAGACCAATTTCCTCTGA